The following are from one region of the Geoalkalibacter subterraneus genome:
- the selD gene encoding selenide, water dikinase SelD yields MTEKIRLTSLSRTSGUAAKIGPETLAQVLRQLPISADPNLLSAAIPFADAGIYRISDDLALVQSIDFFTPVVDDPYLFGQIAAANALSDVFAMGARPITALNLIGFPLCTLGVDDLTAILIGGADKVAEAGAVIAGGHSVEDDEPKYGLAVTGLVDPAAMITTVGARPGDRLILTKPLGTGLLATALKGEVLTESDLSEAISGMATLNKRAAEVMLETGVHACTDITGFGLLGHALELAAASNVRIVLDGKSLPAYPQALEMASMGLVPEGSYRNRSHYLPRVQDPERIPAATLDLLADPQTSGGLLMVVAPDKCDRLREKLSAAGCGAWLIGHIEEGPAGQMRVY; encoded by the coding sequence ATGACCGAAAAGATCCGCCTGACGAGTCTGTCGCGCACCTCCGGGTGAGCGGCCAAGATCGGGCCTGAGACCCTGGCGCAGGTTCTGCGTCAACTTCCCATATCCGCCGACCCCAACCTGCTGTCGGCCGCGATTCCCTTCGCCGATGCGGGCATCTACCGTATCTCGGACGACCTCGCACTGGTGCAGTCGATCGACTTCTTCACTCCAGTGGTGGATGATCCCTACCTGTTCGGCCAGATTGCCGCGGCCAACGCCCTCTCCGACGTGTTCGCCATGGGGGCGCGCCCCATCACGGCACTCAACCTGATCGGGTTCCCCCTGTGCACGCTGGGCGTCGACGATCTGACCGCCATTCTGATCGGCGGTGCCGACAAGGTGGCGGAGGCGGGCGCCGTGATTGCGGGAGGGCATTCGGTCGAGGACGATGAGCCCAAATACGGCCTTGCTGTCACCGGGCTGGTGGATCCCGCCGCGATGATCACTACCGTCGGCGCACGCCCCGGTGACCGCCTGATTCTGACCAAACCGCTGGGGACCGGCCTGCTGGCAACCGCCCTCAAGGGGGAAGTGCTCACCGAATCCGACCTGTCCGAGGCTATAAGCGGCATGGCGACCCTCAACAAGCGCGCCGCTGAAGTCATGCTGGAAACAGGCGTCCACGCCTGCACCGACATCACCGGTTTCGGCCTGCTCGGCCACGCTCTCGAGCTGGCTGCGGCCAGCAATGTCCGCATCGTTCTCGACGGCAAAAGCCTGCCCGCCTACCCCCAGGCCCTCGAAATGGCGTCCATGGGGCTGGTACCCGAAGGCAGTTATCGCAACCGCTCCCACTATCTGCCCCGCGTCCAGGACCCGGAGCGCATCCCCGCAGCCACCCTCGACCTGCTGGCCGACCCACAGACTTCCGGCGGCCTGCTGATGGTCGTCGCACCCGACAAGTGCGACCGGCTCCGGGAAAAACTTTCCGCTGCGGGCTGCGGCGCCTGGCTGATCGGCCACATCGAAGAAGGCCCGGCAGGACAAATGCGGGTCTATTAA
- the selA gene encoding L-seryl-tRNA(Sec) selenium transferase, producing MNPTQQLLRKLPGIDKLLDCQALTELGESVPHDVLTKAARETVEQLRTEILESAEDFDATRLGLEQVAAEVAQLVQNRMRPNLRPVINATGTLLHTNLGRAPLAETALQAITETARMYSNLELDLESGKRGLRHDLVAELLCQLTGAEAAIAVNNNAGAVYLALAALAQGREGIVSRGELVEIGGAFRIPDVMAASGVRLVEVGTTNKTHPRDYLNAITEETGLFLKVHTSNFRVVGFTSQVSGAELVEIARPHGIAVMEDLGSGMLFDLSEYGLPREPTVAEAVAAGIDVVTFSGDKLLGGPQAGIIVGRRELIEKIRSHPMARALRMDKLTLASLEATLRLYLDRERALREIPVLRMLATPAEELEQRCIKLARRATEEIDSRAQIEVVAAPSTVGGGALPTTELPGFAMAVTPREQSVDALARRLRHGQPAVVARVQDDRLLFNVRTLASDQENDLLTALQTALDRNHEQD from the coding sequence ATGAATCCAACACAACAGCTTTTGCGGAAACTGCCGGGCATAGACAAACTGCTGGACTGCCAGGCGCTGACCGAACTCGGCGAGAGCGTCCCGCATGATGTGCTGACTAAAGCCGCGCGCGAAACGGTGGAGCAACTGCGTACCGAGATCCTGGAATCCGCAGAGGATTTTGACGCGACCCGACTGGGCCTGGAACAAGTGGCCGCAGAGGTGGCACAGCTTGTCCAAAACCGCATGAGGCCGAACCTGCGCCCGGTGATCAACGCCACCGGCACCCTGCTGCACACCAACCTGGGGCGCGCCCCTCTCGCGGAAACAGCCCTGCAGGCCATCACCGAAACGGCACGCATGTACTCCAATCTCGAACTCGACCTGGAGAGCGGCAAGCGCGGGCTGCGCCATGACCTGGTCGCCGAACTGCTGTGCCAGCTCACCGGCGCCGAGGCGGCGATAGCGGTCAACAACAACGCCGGCGCCGTCTATCTGGCGCTGGCCGCCCTGGCCCAGGGTAGAGAAGGGATCGTCTCGCGCGGCGAGCTGGTGGAGATCGGCGGCGCCTTCCGCATCCCCGATGTCATGGCCGCAAGCGGCGTACGGCTGGTGGAAGTCGGCACCACCAACAAAACTCATCCCCGCGATTACCTCAACGCCATCACCGAAGAAACGGGGCTGTTTCTCAAGGTCCACACCAGCAATTTCCGTGTCGTCGGGTTTACCTCGCAGGTCAGCGGTGCCGAACTGGTGGAAATCGCCAGACCACACGGCATCGCCGTGATGGAGGATCTGGGCAGCGGCATGCTGTTCGATCTCAGCGAATATGGCCTGCCCCGCGAGCCGACGGTGGCCGAGGCGGTGGCAGCAGGGATCGACGTCGTCACCTTCAGCGGCGACAAGCTGCTGGGCGGACCCCAGGCGGGCATCATCGTCGGGCGACGGGAGCTGATCGAAAAAATCCGCTCCCACCCCATGGCCCGCGCCCTGCGCATGGACAAGCTGACCCTCGCCTCGCTGGAAGCCACGCTGCGCCTCTACCTCGACCGCGAACGCGCCCTGCGCGAGATTCCAGTCCTGCGCATGCTGGCCACCCCCGCTGAAGAACTGGAACAGCGCTGCATCAAGCTGGCGCGCCGGGCGACGGAAGAAATCGACAGCCGCGCACAAATCGAGGTGGTTGCCGCGCCTTCCACCGTGGGCGGCGGAGCGCTGCCCACCACGGAACTGCCCGGCTTCGCCATGGCCGTCACCCCCAGAGAACAGTCCGTCGACGCGCTTGCGCGCCGCCTGCGCCATGGACAGCCTGCCGTAGTCGCCCGCGTGCAGGATGATCGCCTGCTGTTCAATGTGCGCACCCTGGCGAGCGACCAGGAAAACGATCTTCTCACCGCATTGCAAACCGCTTTGGATAGAAACCATGAGCAAGACTGA
- the nrfD gene encoding NrfD/PsrC family molybdoenzyme membrane anchor subunit: MTAAKTILTEIQGYHRFIKFLIFLVALAALGSAVRFIFGLGATTNLNDTYPWGLWISFDVVTAVPLAAGAFTLGVVAHVFRIEKLEPLVRPAIVTGFLGYSLVCVGLMLDLGQPHRGVYVLFPWNWNVHSPMFEVSMCVMAYTTVLFLEFLHPVSERFGWHIPLRLLRNLQIPFAILAAMISTLHQSTLGTFFLIAVDKLHALWYTPLLPLQFWLSAIFTGLCIVMLEASLVHRYMGQPDESSLLSTLTRIVPWVMGAYMLVKFVPLLVAPQGPLFDRPILTALFLVEITIGLLLPFWMFLQSRIRTDKNMQLRAASLAIFGLVLNRFNVSMFGMIQPGQEIYVPNLLESMVTVGIIAAHILFFVLIAKYFPIFEHHPETVDYSIPDRFHKVEGDGEKTAVAASKN; the protein is encoded by the coding sequence ATGACCGCAGCCAAAACTATTCTCACTGAAATTCAGGGCTACCATCGCTTTATCAAGTTCCTGATATTCCTCGTCGCCCTGGCGGCTTTGGGTTCGGCGGTGCGCTTCATCTTCGGACTGGGCGCCACCACCAATCTCAACGATACCTATCCCTGGGGATTGTGGATCTCTTTCGATGTCGTCACCGCCGTACCGCTGGCGGCAGGTGCCTTCACCCTCGGCGTGGTGGCGCATGTTTTCCGCATCGAAAAGCTCGAGCCCCTGGTGCGCCCGGCCATCGTGACCGGTTTTCTCGGCTATTCTCTGGTGTGCGTCGGGCTGATGCTCGACCTCGGCCAGCCTCATCGCGGCGTCTACGTACTCTTTCCCTGGAACTGGAACGTACACTCGCCCATGTTCGAGGTCTCCATGTGCGTCATGGCCTACACCACGGTGCTTTTCCTGGAATTTCTGCACCCGGTGTCGGAGCGCTTCGGCTGGCACATTCCGCTGCGGCTGCTGCGCAACCTGCAGATCCCCTTCGCGATCCTGGCGGCGATGATCTCCACGTTGCACCAGTCGACCCTGGGAACCTTCTTCCTCATCGCGGTCGATAAATTGCACGCCCTGTGGTACACGCCGCTGCTGCCCCTGCAGTTCTGGCTGTCGGCCATCTTTACCGGCCTGTGCATCGTCATGCTGGAGGCCAGTTTGGTGCATCGCTACATGGGGCAGCCGGACGAATCCAGCCTGCTGTCAACCCTGACCCGCATCGTTCCCTGGGTCATGGGCGCCTACATGCTGGTGAAATTCGTTCCGCTGCTGGTCGCCCCCCAGGGGCCGCTGTTCGACCGGCCGATTCTGACCGCGCTGTTCTTGGTTGAAATCACCATCGGCCTGCTGCTGCCGTTCTGGATGTTTCTGCAAAGCCGCATCCGCACTGACAAGAATATGCAGCTGCGCGCCGCCAGCCTGGCCATTTTCGGGCTGGTTCTCAATCGCTTCAACGTCTCCATGTTCGGCATGATCCAGCCGGGTCAGGAAATCTATGTACCCAATCTGCTGGAATCGATGGTGACGGTCGGTATCATTGCGGCGCATATCCTGTTCTTTGTTCTGATCGCCAAGTACTTCCCCATCTTCGAACACCACCCGGAAACGGTCGACTACTCGATTCCCGACCGTTTTCATAAGGTTGAAGGAGACGGAGAAAAAACCGCCGTGGCTGCATCAAAGAACTAA
- a CDS encoding 4Fe-4S dicluster domain-containing protein: protein MSAGKDFSNNKAFLIDMTKCTGCRGCQVACKQWNQLQAEETDFFSGEGYQNPPAMSEHTFTRIKFRDYQRNGHNEFAFYKEMCMHCNEPACASVCPVGAFQKTDEGPVVYKAERCIGCRFCMIACPFGVPKYEWSKVFPLVRKCTGCYSRVREGLEPACVTACPTAISYGPRKEMIKEAERRLTQHPDRYIHKVYGKDEAGGTNVIYLTNLPFNELGFKPVTLRPLPEYTWQALRLVPGIFVGVGAALSGITWFQHRKERLRKERSAEHDQKGAACCAPAEESTHQVESDQKGKEDQHS from the coding sequence ATGAGTGCCGGCAAGGATTTCAGCAATAACAAGGCGTTTTTGATCGACATGACCAAATGCACCGGCTGCCGTGGCTGCCAGGTGGCCTGCAAGCAGTGGAACCAGCTGCAGGCGGAAGAGACGGATTTCTTCAGTGGTGAGGGGTACCAGAATCCGCCGGCCATGTCGGAACATACATTCACCCGCATCAAGTTCCGCGACTATCAGCGCAACGGGCACAACGAGTTCGCTTTTTACAAAGAGATGTGCATGCACTGCAACGAACCGGCCTGTGCCTCGGTCTGCCCGGTCGGGGCCTTCCAGAAAACCGATGAAGGCCCGGTGGTCTACAAGGCCGAACGCTGCATCGGCTGTCGCTTCTGCATGATCGCCTGCCCCTTCGGCGTGCCTAAGTACGAGTGGAGCAAGGTTTTCCCGCTGGTCCGCAAATGCACCGGCTGCTACAGCCGCGTGCGCGAGGGCTTGGAGCCGGCCTGCGTCACCGCCTGCCCCACGGCCATCAGCTACGGCCCGCGCAAGGAGATGATCAAGGAAGCCGAGCGACGCCTGACCCAGCATCCCGACCGCTACATCCACAAGGTGTACGGCAAGGATGAGGCAGGCGGCACCAATGTCATCTACCTGACCAACCTGCCTTTCAACGAACTCGGATTCAAGCCGGTGACCCTGCGCCCGCTGCCCGAATACACCTGGCAGGCGCTGCGACTCGTGCCTGGCATCTTCGTCGGTGTCGGTGCCGCGCTGTCGGGCATTACCTGGTTCCAGCACCGCAAGGAGCGGCTCAGAAAAGAGCGTTCCGCAGAACATGACCAGAAGGGTGCAGCATGCTGCGCCCCGGCCGAAGAGTCGACCCATCAGGTGGAATCCGATCAGAAGGGCAAGGAGGATCAGCACTCATGA
- the fdnG gene encoding formate dehydrogenase-N subunit alpha, translating into MGISRRNFLKGTGLAAGTVALTGAQAQAGADAPEMRTKGLKTTTTVCPYCAVGCGMIVHTKDGRIVNIEGDPEHPINRGSLCSKGSAMFQVANNERRLTTVKYRAPGSDRWEEKSWEWAMDRIARLMKDSRDRQFIKTEKVNGKSYQVNRNDGMTFLGGAALDNEECYLWGKFSRAMGVGYLEHQARIUHSATVAGLAASFGRGAMTNHWNDIQHADVILAIGSNPAENHPISFKYVERAMDRGAKLISVDPRYTRTSSKADIYAQLRPGTDIAFIGGLINHTLENGLYHKDYVVNYTNAAFVVDDSFDFEEGIFSGYNSDSFSYDKTSWSYKTGADGKPLRDDTLENPRCVFQLMKKHYSRYSPQAVCEITGTSIQDYMAVARAFCGTGTTDKVATIMYAMGTTQHTYGTQNVRSYAMLQLLLGNVGRAGGGINALRGECNVQGSTDYALLYHILPGYLKAPEYHDTDLKNYLEKATPRTTDEQSANWWSNYPKYMVSLLKAYYGDHAVKDNDFCFNYLPKRSGNYSYIQVMERLQAGGFDGMFCLGTNPIVGGPDANGISRGMDKLKWLVAADLWETESSIFWKRPGVDPKEIKTEVFLLPAASSVEKQGSVSNSGRWAQWRYKAANPPGQAESDAFIIDQMFRRIQALYKKEGGAFPDPIVNLSWEYGDGHEPDIDLVARECNGRFTRDVQIGGKTYRKGQQVPSFALLQDDGSTTSGNWLYCASYTEEGNMMQRRGQEDPTGMEMYHNWAWCWPVNRRVLYNRASVDPDGRPWDSKRPVIKWDAVSGKWQGDVPDGGWPPMNQPGGRKPFIMVAEGLGRLYAAGLADGPFPEHYEPMESPVANLMSRQQCNPAVATPGNISNSGKFPYIGTSYRVSEHWQAGAMTRNLPWLVELVPDMFIEMSEQLAAWKGIENGDWVRVSSERGSIRARALVTSRIKPLRIGGKLVEQVGLPWHFGFAGLAKGDTANALTTAVGCANTTIPEYKAFLCNIEKGGKSA; encoded by the coding sequence ATGGGAATTTCTCGTCGAAACTTCCTCAAGGGCACCGGCCTCGCCGCCGGCACGGTCGCACTGACCGGCGCCCAGGCGCAGGCAGGCGCGGACGCGCCCGAAATGCGCACCAAGGGACTTAAAACCACCACCACCGTCTGCCCCTACTGTGCCGTGGGCTGCGGGATGATTGTCCACACCAAGGATGGACGCATCGTCAACATCGAGGGCGATCCTGAACATCCCATCAATCGCGGCTCGCTCTGCTCCAAGGGCAGCGCCATGTTCCAGGTCGCCAACAACGAACGGCGCCTGACCACCGTCAAGTACCGCGCCCCCGGCAGCGACCGCTGGGAGGAAAAATCCTGGGAGTGGGCGATGGATCGCATTGCGCGGCTGATGAAAGACAGCCGCGACCGGCAGTTCATCAAGACAGAAAAGGTCAACGGCAAAAGCTACCAGGTCAACCGCAACGACGGCATGACCTTCCTCGGCGGCGCGGCCCTCGACAATGAAGAATGTTACCTGTGGGGGAAATTCTCGCGCGCCATGGGGGTCGGCTACCTCGAACACCAGGCGCGAATATGACACAGCGCCACTGTCGCCGGTCTGGCGGCATCATTCGGTCGTGGAGCCATGACCAACCATTGGAACGACATTCAGCATGCCGATGTGATTCTCGCGATCGGCTCCAACCCCGCTGAAAACCATCCGATCTCCTTCAAATACGTGGAACGGGCGATGGACCGCGGCGCCAAGCTGATCTCTGTCGACCCGCGCTACACCCGCACCTCGTCGAAAGCCGATATCTACGCCCAGCTGCGGCCGGGCACCGACATCGCCTTCATCGGCGGATTGATCAACCATACCCTTGAGAACGGCCTCTACCATAAAGACTACGTGGTGAACTACACCAACGCCGCCTTTGTCGTCGATGATAGTTTCGACTTCGAGGAAGGAATATTCTCCGGCTACAACAGCGACAGCTTCAGCTACGACAAAACCAGCTGGAGTTACAAAACCGGGGCAGACGGCAAACCGCTGCGCGACGACACGCTTGAGAACCCGCGCTGCGTTTTTCAGTTGATGAAGAAACATTACAGCCGCTACTCTCCGCAGGCTGTGTGTGAGATCACCGGCACCAGTATTCAGGATTACATGGCGGTCGCCCGTGCTTTCTGCGGGACCGGCACCACCGACAAGGTGGCGACCATCATGTACGCCATGGGAACCACCCAGCATACCTACGGCACGCAGAACGTGCGCTCCTACGCCATGCTGCAGCTGCTGCTCGGCAACGTCGGCCGCGCCGGCGGCGGCATCAACGCGCTGCGCGGCGAGTGCAACGTGCAGGGTTCCACCGACTACGCCCTGCTCTATCACATCCTGCCGGGCTACCTCAAGGCACCTGAATATCATGACACCGACCTGAAAAACTACCTCGAGAAAGCCACGCCGCGCACCACCGACGAACAGAGCGCCAACTGGTGGAGCAACTATCCCAAGTACATGGTCAGCCTGCTCAAGGCCTATTACGGCGACCATGCGGTGAAAGACAATGATTTCTGCTTCAACTACCTGCCCAAGCGCAGCGGCAACTACTCCTACATCCAGGTGATGGAGCGGCTGCAGGCAGGCGGCTTCGACGGCATGTTCTGCCTGGGCACCAACCCGATAGTGGGCGGGCCCGACGCCAACGGCATCTCCCGCGGCATGGACAAGCTCAAGTGGCTGGTTGCTGCCGACCTGTGGGAAACCGAATCGTCCATCTTCTGGAAACGTCCCGGCGTCGACCCGAAGGAGATCAAGACCGAGGTCTTTCTGCTGCCGGCCGCATCGAGCGTGGAGAAGCAGGGCAGCGTCTCCAACTCCGGACGCTGGGCTCAATGGCGCTACAAAGCCGCCAACCCTCCGGGGCAGGCGGAAAGCGACGCGTTCATCATCGACCAGATGTTCCGACGCATCCAGGCCCTTTACAAAAAAGAGGGCGGGGCTTTCCCCGACCCCATCGTCAATCTGTCCTGGGAGTACGGCGACGGCCACGAACCGGATATCGACCTGGTGGCCCGCGAGTGCAACGGCCGCTTTACCCGCGACGTGCAGATCGGCGGCAAAACCTACCGCAAGGGGCAGCAGGTTCCGAGTTTCGCACTGTTGCAGGATGACGGTTCCACCACCAGCGGCAACTGGCTTTACTGCGCCTCCTACACCGAGGAGGGCAACATGATGCAGCGCCGCGGTCAGGAAGATCCCACCGGTATGGAGATGTACCACAACTGGGCCTGGTGCTGGCCGGTCAACCGCCGCGTGCTTTACAACCGTGCCTCCGTCGACCCCGACGGTCGTCCCTGGGATTCCAAACGCCCGGTGATCAAATGGGATGCCGTCAGCGGCAAATGGCAGGGCGATGTCCCCGACGGCGGTTGGCCGCCCATGAATCAACCCGGCGGACGCAAACCCTTCATCATGGTTGCGGAAGGATTGGGACGTCTTTATGCCGCCGGGCTGGCCGACGGTCCGTTCCCGGAACATTACGAGCCGATGGAAAGTCCGGTCGCCAACCTGATGAGTCGTCAGCAGTGCAATCCTGCGGTGGCAACCCCCGGCAACATCAGCAACTCCGGCAAATTCCCCTATATCGGAACCAGCTACCGGGTCTCCGAACACTGGCAGGCAGGCGCGATGACCCGCAACCTGCCCTGGCTGGTGGAGTTGGTGCCCGATATGTTCATCGAAATGAGCGAACAGCTGGCGGCTTGGAAGGGAATCGAAAACGGCGACTGGGTCAGGGTCTCCTCCGAACGGGGCAGCATCCGGGCACGCGCCCTGGTCACTTCCCGCATCAAACCCCTACGTATCGGGGGCAAGCTGGTGGAACAGGTGGGGCTGCCCTGGCATTTCGGCTTTGCCGGTCTGGCCAAAGGCGATACCGCCAATGCCCTGACCACGGCGGTCGGCTGCGCCAACACCACCATACCCGAATACAAAGCGTTTTTGTGCAACATCGAAAAAGGGGGTAAAAGCGCATGA
- the selB gene encoding selenocysteine-specific translation elongation factor translates to MSKTEHHVIIGTAGHVDHGKTALIGALTGVETDRLTEEKKRGISIDLGFAPFRLPGGMIAGVVDVPGHEKFISNMLTGIGGIDLVLLVVDVNEGVMPQTREHLQILDLLQIPQGIIVLTKCDLAEEDWIDIVEEEVREEVSGTFLEKAPVARVSAITGDGLDGLASLIETKARTLPIKDADGPMRLPIDRHFTLSGFGTVITGTLLSGRVRAGDMVEVLPPGDTVRVREVQVHGKQVEEASAGQRVALNLAGLDRERIRRGAVVGTPKVFEQTTCIDARLTLLADAPRPLKFRDPVHLYLGTARVVGLVALLDRDLMEPGESAIVQIHLDRPLVAHREDRFIVRSYSPMTTIGGGRVLDPRPVKHRRFRTEIMEALKDLESGEKSFLLQKLSDQQSTTVKNLELLSGLGRERVEKNLRQLEEEGLAWQLVDQWAASDALASWRHRLRDATTRFHSENPLQPGIPHATLKGALPDKVSSKAFQKLLTMIIDDGQLVRKGEWIALSDWTPQPTRQQAEDLEKIEAAYQRGGALVKNRNEMIERLNLTPEQADTYFTFLFAEGRLVKLTEETYLHAETYQNAVQLLRDHFAQNETLTLAQFRDLFGSARKQVQALLEHFDSLKYTRRVGDERVAWKLPEKD, encoded by the coding sequence ATGAGCAAGACTGAACACCACGTCATCATCGGCACCGCCGGCCACGTCGACCACGGCAAAACCGCCCTGATCGGCGCATTGACCGGTGTCGAAACGGACCGTTTAACGGAAGAGAAAAAACGCGGCATCTCCATCGATCTGGGTTTTGCCCCCTTTCGCCTGCCCGGCGGCATGATCGCCGGCGTGGTCGACGTGCCGGGTCACGAGAAGTTCATCAGCAACATGCTGACCGGCATCGGCGGCATCGACCTGGTGCTGCTGGTCGTCGACGTCAACGAAGGGGTCATGCCGCAGACCCGCGAGCATCTGCAGATTCTCGACCTGCTGCAGATCCCCCAGGGGATCATCGTGTTGACCAAGTGCGATCTGGCGGAAGAGGACTGGATCGACATCGTCGAGGAAGAGGTCCGCGAAGAAGTGTCCGGCACCTTCCTGGAAAAGGCACCGGTGGCGCGCGTCTCTGCCATCACCGGAGACGGGCTCGATGGTCTTGCCTCCTTGATCGAGACCAAGGCGCGAACCCTGCCGATCAAGGATGCCGACGGCCCCATGCGCCTGCCTATTGACCGCCACTTTACCCTGTCCGGATTCGGCACCGTCATTACCGGCACCCTTCTGTCGGGACGGGTCCGCGCCGGGGACATGGTGGAGGTACTGCCCCCTGGAGACACGGTGCGTGTGCGCGAAGTGCAGGTGCACGGCAAGCAGGTGGAAGAAGCCAGCGCCGGGCAGCGCGTCGCCCTCAACCTCGCGGGGCTTGATCGCGAACGCATCCGCCGCGGCGCAGTGGTCGGCACCCCGAAGGTATTTGAACAAACCACCTGCATCGACGCCCGCCTGACCCTGCTGGCCGACGCGCCGCGCCCCCTCAAATTCCGCGACCCGGTTCATCTCTATCTGGGCACTGCGCGGGTGGTGGGGCTGGTGGCGTTGCTCGATCGCGACCTGATGGAACCGGGAGAAAGTGCCATTGTCCAGATTCACCTTGACCGTCCCCTGGTCGCCCACCGCGAGGACCGTTTCATCGTGCGCTCCTACAGCCCCATGACTACCATCGGCGGCGGTCGGGTGCTCGATCCGCGTCCGGTCAAGCATCGTCGTTTCCGCACGGAGATCATGGAGGCGCTCAAGGATCTGGAAAGCGGTGAAAAATCCTTCCTGCTGCAGAAGCTCAGCGATCAGCAGTCCACCACGGTGAAAAATCTCGAACTGCTCTCCGGGCTCGGCCGTGAGCGAGTCGAGAAAAACCTGCGTCAACTGGAGGAAGAAGGCCTCGCCTGGCAGCTTGTCGACCAGTGGGCCGCCAGTGACGCCCTGGCGTCCTGGCGCCACCGTCTGCGCGACGCCACCACCCGTTTTCACAGCGAAAATCCCTTGCAGCCAGGCATCCCCCATGCCACCCTGAAGGGCGCGCTGCCGGACAAGGTTTCATCAAAGGCATTTCAGAAGCTGCTCACCATGATTATCGACGACGGCCAGCTGGTGCGAAAAGGGGAATGGATTGCCCTGTCGGACTGGACACCCCAGCCGACCCGGCAGCAGGCGGAAGATCTGGAGAAGATCGAAGCGGCCTATCAGCGCGGGGGAGCTCTGGTCAAAAACCGCAACGAGATGATCGAGCGCCTGAATCTCACTCCTGAACAGGCCGACACCTACTTCACCTTCCTGTTCGCTGAAGGGCGCCTGGTCAAGCTCACTGAAGAGACCTATCTGCACGCCGAGACCTATCAAAATGCGGTGCAGCTCCTCAGGGATCACTTCGCACAGAACGAGACCCTGACCCTGGCCCAGTTCCGCGACCTGTTCGGCAGCGCCCGCAAACAGGTGCAGGCCCTGCTGGAACATTTCGACAGCCTCAAATACACCCGCCGCGTCGGAGATGAGCGGGTTGCGTGGAAACTGCCGGAGAAAGACTGA